Proteins encoded in a region of the Inquilinus sp. KBS0705 genome:
- a CDS encoding SRPBCC domain-containing protein, whose product MVMVDTRWKKFKLCGDYNIDMRSLYMAWATPAGLEKWFLRKADFFTVPKRLRAPEEQIMKEDTYAWYWHGYHNDVIEKGSVLEANGRDQIKFTFTGNTTVTVNLSTRNGLTIVELLQENIPQESDPEKNLLVKCQIGWTFYLANLKSVMEGGKDLRNKRVDLSSCFK is encoded by the coding sequence GGCGATTATAATATTGATATGCGCAGCTTATATATGGCCTGGGCTACACCAGCCGGTCTGGAAAAATGGTTTTTACGCAAAGCTGATTTTTTTACTGTGCCCAAGCGTTTACGCGCGCCGGAAGAGCAAATAATGAAAGAAGACACTTATGCCTGGTACTGGCACGGCTATCATAATGATGTGATAGAAAAAGGTAGTGTGCTGGAAGCAAACGGGCGAGACCAGATTAAATTTACTTTTACCGGTAACACAACAGTTACCGTAAACTTGAGCACCCGCAATGGTTTAACCATTGTTGAATTGCTACAAGAGAACATTCCGCAGGAAAGCGACCCGGAGAAAAACTTGCTGGTTAAATGCCAAATCGGGTGGACATTTTATCTTGCCAACCTTAAATCGGTAATGGAAGGGGGCAAAGACCTTAGGAATAAAAGGGTGGATTTAAGCTCGTGTTTTAAGTAA